From Ascaphus truei isolate aAscTru1 chromosome 17, aAscTru1.hap1, whole genome shotgun sequence, the proteins below share one genomic window:
- the LMOD3 gene encoding leiomodin-3: protein MSQHSQDSDLEEMFEDIDEDEILANLSPEELRELQTEMEVLAPDPEVPVGMIQRDQTEKPPTGHFDHRSLISHLHWEKESKRMLEEERLPVTLLPSERNRARNETEKTESQENDAASRNGFEKTLEGHKKEIKEENVPEVVKKEDEQAAQTHCGADTKPRTITHNGSVPQNCESPTISEEDGEVPEMITKEAKSEENGDVSEMITKEAKSEENGDVSEIITKEANKNEGSNSNQITGDTSEPVEKKEDKKPIEKVSKLNIPNKLAIDASFIKMSARPSGNQTNVDKTLQNIRKNNSEIKEVNLNNIENIPKEMLVDYVNALKKNKHVKTFSLTNVGADDNVAYTLANMLRENRSIVTLNIESNCMSGKGIIAILRCLQFNESLTELRFHNQRHMLGHHAEMEISRLLKANNTLLKMGYHFELPGPRMVVTNLLTRNLDKQRQKRKEEQKQQETKDQEEIITMLENGLGLGLPPGLWEMLGRPLPNSRMQTIPEEPTPSVSQTMRSRPSNEKPTNLPENHSNALPPSFQAVKLKRFQPKSTAQKLMEQSEKTSLRDMIQLKRTKPKSSASEDSERGEGANLKDVIKTLKPVPRRRPPPRVQLTPRDELLKDIRHSNVAYLKAVPIPKELE, encoded by the exons ATGTCTCAGCACAGCCAGGATTCCGACCTAGAGGAGATGTTTGAGGATATTGACGAGGATGAAATTTTAGCCAATCTTTCTCCAGAAGAACTTCGAGAGCTCCAGACTGAAATGGAGGTGCTGGCCCCGGATCCAGAAGTACCAGTTGGGATGATACAGAGGGATCAGACGGAAAAGCCCCCAACAGGGCACTTTGACCACCGATCTCTCATCTCTCATCTGCACTGGGAAAAGGAATCAAAGCGCATGTTAGAAGAGGAGAGGCTTCCTGTTACACTTTTACCATCAGAG AGAAATCGTGCGAGAAACGAAACTGAGAAAACGGAAAGTCAAGAAAACGATGCCGCGAGCAGAAATGGTTTCGAAAAAACACTTGAGGGACATAAAAAAGAAATCAAGGAAGAAAATGTCCCGGAAGTTGTAAAAAAAGAAGATGAACAAGCAGCACAAACACACTGCGGTGCCGACACAAAACCCAGAACGATAACACACAATGGAAGTGTACCCCAAAATTGCGAAAGTCCTACCATATCTGAAGAAGATGGGGAAGTTCCAGAAATGATAACAAAAGAGGCAAAATCTGAAGAAAATGGGGACGTTTCGGAAATGATAACAAAAGAGGCAAAATCTGAAGAAAATGGGGACGTTTCGGAAATTATAACAAAAGAGGCAAACAAAAACGAGGGCAGCAACAGCAATCAAATAACTGGTGACACTTCAGAACCTGTTGAAAAAAAGGAAGATAAAAAGCCAATTGAGAAGGTATCGAAATTAAACATACCAAATAAATTAGCTATTGATGCTAGTTTCATTAAGATGAGTGCTAGGCCTTCTGGTAACCAAACCAACGTAGATAAAACATTACAGAATATCCGGAAAAATAATTCAGAAATAAAAGAAGTCAATCTGAACAACATTGAGAATATTCCCAAAGAAATGCTGGTTGACTACGTAAATGCTTTGAAGAAAAACAAACATGTGAAAACGTTTAGTTTGACGAATGTGGGAGCCGATGATAACGTGGCATATACTCTGGCTAATATGTTACGTGAAAACAGAAGCATTGTCACCTTAAACATTGAGTCTAACTGTATGTCGGGCAAAGGAATTATTGCCATTTTGAGATGTTTGCAGTTTAACGAGTCCTTAACAGAGCTGCGATTCCACAATCAGAGACATATGTTGGGCCACCATGCAGAAATGGAAATATCAAGACTGCTGAAGGCTAATAACACGCTGCTGAAAATGGGATACCATTTTGAGCTTCCTGGTCCCAGGATGGTTGTTACCAACTTACTCACAAGAAATCTTGACAAACAAAGGCAGAAGAGGAAAGAGGAGCAAAAACAGCAGGAGACGAAAGACCAAGAGGAGATCATAACTATGTTGGAGAatggtttagggttagggttacctCCAGGACTTTGGGAAATGTTGGGTAGGCCTCTACCCAACTCAAGAATGCAAACAATTCCTGAGGAACCAACACCTTCTGTGTCACAAACCATGCGCAGTAGACCAAGTAATGAGAAGCCAACAAATCTTCCAGAAAACCACAGCAATGCCCTGCCTCCCTCTTTTCAAGCAGTGAAGCTTAAAAGGTTTCAGCCGAAATCTACTGCCCAAAAGCTAATGGAGCAGTCTGAAAAAACCAGCCTCCGAGATATGATCCAGCTTAAGAGAACAAAGCCCAAATCAAGTGCGTCAGAAGATtcggaaagaggagagggagccaATCTCAAAGACGTGATTAAGACCCTCAAGCCAGTACCTAGAAGACGCCCGCCTCCTCGTGTACAACTCACGCCCAGAGACGAGCTTTTAAAAGATATTCGTCATAGCAATGTGGCTTATCTTAAAGCG GTGCCTATACCCAAAGAGCTGGAATAA